From Halomarina ordinaria:
TTCGACGTCATCGACCACGACACCATCAGGACGCTCTACTACAAGGTCGCCATGTCCCTCCGGGAACTGTACCTCGACGCGCTCGGTCCCGTCCTCCGCGGCGAGGCCGAGTACGAGGAGCAGACGGGAGAGGCGACGTACTACCCCAAGCGCACCCCCGACGACGGCGCTATCCACTGGGGAGACACCACTCGCGACGTCCACAACCTCGTCCGTGCGGTGGGGCGGCCCTACCCGGGCGCGTTCACCGAACAGGACGGCCGGCGGGTCGACGTCTGGCGCGCCCAGCCGTTCTCGTCGCTCTTCGCCGTCGACGACCCGCCGGGGCGAATCGTCCAGACGTTCGAGGCGACCGGCGACTTCGTCGTGTCCACCGTCGACGGCAGCCTCCTCGTCACCGACTGGGAGGCCGACGGGTGGGTCCCCGAGGAGGGGGCGACGTTCGACTCGCCCGGCGACCACCGGCGGGTCGACCGGCCGGAACACAGACACAACCTGACGGGGACGGGGGGCGACCGTGAGTGACGCGACCGACGGCCTGGCGTTCACGATGGAGGCGTACGCGGACCTCGTCACGTCGCTCCTCGACGACGGCTACCGGTTCACCGACTACGCGAACGCGGCCGAACGCACCGTCGTCATGCGCCACGACGTGGACCTCTCGGTCGAGCGCGCCCTCGCGATGGCCCGCCTGGAGGCCGACCTCGGCGTCACCTCGACGTACTTCTTCCTCGTGACGGCGCCGGTCTACAACCTCGTGCACCCGGAGACGCGCGCCGCCGTCGAGGAGATAGCCGCCCTCGGCTGCGACGTCGGATTGCACTTCGACACGCACCACTACTGGGACGACCGACCAGCCGAGGCGGAACTCGTCGAGCGGGTTCGCGCCGAGACCGAGAGCCTCGAACGCGTCGTCGGGACGTCCGTCGAAACCGTGTCGTTCCACGTCCCTCCCGAGTGGGTGCTGAACCGCGCGTTCGACTCGTTCGTCAACGCCTACGCCCCCCGGTACTTCGAGGAG
This genomic window contains:
- a CDS encoding methionyl-tRNA formyltransferase, with protein sequence MQSRAIPPDSDVVYVGNTETTATVLRSLLERDVPIAEVVTLDPERAERFDVSSYEDPTPVAAAHDIPVYYPEAFGMDTAADRTHFGELAPDLVLVPGWQRLLPAEVLASAEHGALGAHGSAFGLPRGRGRSPLNWSLVEGLDRFVLSVFRLDDGPDSGAVVASRTFDVIDHDTIRTLYYKVAMSLRELYLDALGPVLRGEAEYEEQTGEATYYPKRTPDDGAIHWGDTTRDVHNLVRAVGRPYPGAFTEQDGRRVDVWRAQPFSSLFAVDDPPGRIVQTFEATGDFVVSTVDGSLLVTDWEADGWVPEEGATFDSPGDHRRVDRPEHRHNLTGTGGDRE